In Vicinamibacteria bacterium, a single genomic region encodes these proteins:
- the ftsA gene encoding cell division protein FtsA, with protein MAKKKDRYIVGLDIGTHKICAIVAEITEEGRLDVIGIGQTESKGLRKGVVINLEATVDSIKRVLEEAELMAGVEIGSAYVGIAGTHIRGFNSRGVIAVSSKNRVIEREDVHRAIEAAKAVSIPLDREILHVLPQEFVVDDQDGIGDPTGMTGTRLEVNVHIITCSSTAAQNTVTCVNRAGLEVIDTVLTQISAAEACLTPDEKELGVALVDIGGGTTDLAIFEKGSLWHTAVLQVGGEHFTNDVAVALRTPVNEAEKIKKKHGCALTSMVPEEDSIEVPSVGGRKPRIMARQVLGDVVQARAEEICQLVLTEIRRAGFDRSLNSGVVLTGGGSILEGMPEIAEQIFDMPVRRGTPAGIGGLVDVVASPVYSTAVGLVLCGYRNRAGRALGTTRQQAATGTFGKVTGRLMGWLSDFF; from the coding sequence TTGGCCAAGAAAAAGGACCGTTACATCGTGGGCCTGGACATCGGGACCCACAAGATCTGCGCCATCGTGGCCGAGATCACGGAAGAGGGCCGCCTGGACGTGATCGGAATCGGCCAGACGGAGTCCAAGGGCCTTCGCAAAGGGGTGGTCATCAACCTCGAGGCCACCGTGGACTCCATCAAGCGCGTCCTCGAGGAGGCGGAGCTCATGGCGGGGGTGGAGATCGGCTCCGCCTACGTGGGGATCGCGGGGACCCACATCCGCGGCTTCAATTCCCGGGGGGTGATCGCGGTCTCCAGCAAGAACCGGGTCATCGAGCGGGAGGACGTGCACCGGGCCATCGAGGCGGCCAAGGCCGTCTCCATTCCCCTGGACCGCGAGATCCTCCACGTGCTGCCCCAGGAGTTCGTGGTGGACGACCAGGACGGCATCGGGGACCCCACGGGCATGACCGGGACCCGGCTGGAGGTCAACGTCCACATCATCACCTGCTCCTCCACCGCCGCCCAGAACACCGTGACCTGCGTGAACCGGGCCGGGCTGGAGGTGATCGACACCGTCCTCACCCAGATCTCGGCCGCGGAGGCCTGCCTCACCCCCGACGAGAAGGAGCTGGGGGTGGCCCTGGTGGACATCGGGGGCGGCACCACCGACCTCGCCATCTTCGAGAAGGGCTCGCTCTGGCACACCGCGGTCCTGCAGGTGGGGGGCGAGCACTTCACCAACGACGTGGCGGTGGCCCTGCGCACCCCCGTCAACGAGGCGGAGAAGATCAAGAAGAAGCACGGCTGCGCTCTCACCTCCATGGTCCCGGAGGAGGACTCGATCGAGGTGCCGAGCGTGGGGGGCCGCAAGCCCCGGATCATGGCCCGCCAGGTGCTAGGGGACGTGGTCCAGGCCCGGGCGGAGGAGATCTGCCAGCTCGTCCTCACCGAGATCAGGAGGGCCGGCTTCGACCGCAGCCTGAACAGCGGGGTCGTGCTCACGGGGGGGGGCAGCATCCTGGAAGGGATGCCGGAAATCGCGGAGCAGATCTTCGACATGCCCGTGCGGAGGGGCACCCCGGCCGGGATCGGGGGCCTGGTCGACGTGGTGGCCAGCCCCGTCTACTCCACCGCGGTGGGGCTGGTGCTTTGCGGATATCGCAACCGGGCCGGCCGAGCCCTGGGGACCACGCGGCAACAGGCGGCGACGGGGACCTTCGGCAAGGTGACCGGGCGCCTCATGGGCTGGTTGTCGGACTTTTTCTGA
- a CDS encoding phosphatase PAP2 family protein produces MGSGRPQRTLVAFALVTLALPFRARAQEAPAAPPEAPARPAEAAASPAVDRPHPDDGRRTGARFLANFGRDTVGVFSSDNLVPFLVSAGVSGGGALFDNNVQNYFAAQRRAQWLGNAGDRLGQAYVIGPLAAALFGAGRLARDQRFRDATYDIAEVTLVAVTYTTALKYATQRPRPDGSDKLSFPSGHTSNAFAWATVGAHYYGWKLGVPGYLLAGLIGVSRMEIRAHHLSDVLAGAGIGYIVGRTAVRRDGEPLPGKPRVRLAPGLDPQGSGAGLVLTVTF; encoded by the coding sequence TTGGGATCAGGCCGACCGCAGCGGACCCTAGTCGCCTTCGCCCTGGTCACCCTGGCCCTCCCCTTCCGGGCCCGGGCCCAAGAGGCGCCGGCCGCGCCCCCCGAGGCCCCGGCCCGCCCCGCCGAGGCCGCGGCCTCCCCCGCCGTCGACCGGCCCCATCCCGACGACGGGCGCCGCACCGGCGCGCGCTTCCTCGCGAACTTCGGGCGCGACACGGTGGGCGTCTTCTCCTCCGACAACCTGGTCCCCTTCCTGGTGAGCGCGGGCGTGAGCGGCGGGGGGGCCCTCTTCGACAACAACGTGCAGAACTACTTCGCGGCCCAAAGGCGAGCCCAATGGCTCGGTAACGCTGGCGACCGGCTGGGTCAGGCCTACGTCATCGGACCGCTCGCGGCCGCGCTGTTCGGCGCGGGCCGTCTGGCCAGAGATCAGCGCTTCCGCGATGCGACCTACGACATAGCCGAGGTCACCCTCGTCGCCGTCACCTACACCACCGCCCTCAAGTATGCGACGCAGCGCCCCCGGCCGGACGGCTCCGACAAGCTCTCCTTTCCCTCCGGACACACCTCGAACGCGTTCGCCTGGGCCACGGTGGGCGCTCACTACTACGGCTGGAAGCTGGGCGTGCCGGGCTACCTTTTGGCCGGGCTCATCGGCGTGTCGCGCATGGAGATCAGGGCGCACCACCTCTCCGACGTCCTGGCCGGGGCCGGGATTGGCTACATCGTGGGCCGCACCGCCGTTCGCCGGGACGGCGAGCCCCTCCCGGGCAAGCCCCGCGTCCGTTTGGCCCCCGGGCTCGACCCGCAGGGGTCGGGCGCCGGCCTCGTCTTAACCGTAACCTTCTGA
- the ftsZ gene encoding cell division protein FtsZ, with protein MTKHNDAPGRITFADEEMSGARIKVVGVGGGGGNAIARMIASGLQGIEFIAVNTDLQALRANRAPVKIQIGAKVTKGLGAGANPDIGRQAAVEDTEKICDALEGADMVFITTGLGGGTGTGAAPVVASIAGQLGGETGSVLTVAVVTLPFGLEGKRRMSQAMDGLVQLRECVDSVIAIPNDRLLQTVARNTPVSEAFRVADDVLRQAVQGISDIITVPGQINLDFADVRAVMKGMGQAVMGTGIGQGENRAVEAAQRAISNPLLEDSSIEGAKGIIVNITGGSDLSLAEAAEATSLITKVADPEANVIYGIVTDESMGNAVKVTVIATGFTRGPRKAVPTPVDLTNYMGSQTAMPHSSAEAGGSFYRKTPNNPKAAVAGGRVDLDVPAFLRKQGGGSD; from the coding sequence ATGACCAAGCATAACGATGCGCCGGGCCGCATCACCTTCGCGGACGAGGAGATGAGCGGGGCCCGGATAAAGGTGGTGGGGGTGGGGGGGGGAGGCGGCAACGCGATCGCCCGCATGATCGCCTCCGGGCTCCAGGGGATCGAGTTCATCGCCGTGAACACCGACCTCCAGGCCCTGCGCGCGAACCGCGCTCCGGTGAAGATCCAGATCGGGGCCAAGGTCACCAAGGGGCTGGGGGCGGGAGCCAACCCTGACATCGGCCGCCAGGCCGCGGTGGAGGACACGGAGAAGATCTGCGACGCCCTGGAGGGCGCGGACATGGTCTTCATCACCACCGGGCTCGGGGGGGGAACGGGCACGGGTGCGGCCCCCGTGGTCGCCTCCATCGCCGGCCAGCTGGGGGGGGAGACCGGCAGCGTCCTCACGGTGGCGGTGGTGACCCTTCCCTTCGGCCTGGAGGGGAAGCGGCGCATGAGCCAGGCCATGGATGGCCTGGTCCAGCTGCGCGAATGCGTCGACTCCGTGATCGCCATCCCCAACGACCGCCTCCTCCAGACGGTGGCCCGCAACACCCCCGTCTCCGAGGCCTTCCGCGTGGCCGACGACGTCCTCCGGCAGGCGGTGCAGGGGATCAGCGACATCATCACCGTGCCTGGCCAGATCAACCTGGACTTCGCGGATGTGCGCGCGGTCATGAAGGGCATGGGCCAGGCCGTGATGGGCACCGGGATCGGCCAGGGCGAGAACCGGGCGGTGGAGGCCGCCCAGCGCGCGATCTCGAACCCCCTCCTGGAGGACAGCTCGATCGAGGGCGCCAAGGGCATCATCGTCAACATCACGGGGGGTTCCGATCTCTCCTTGGCGGAGGCGGCGGAAGCCACCTCCCTCATCACCAAGGTCGCGGACCCGGAGGCCAACGTCATTTACGGGATCGTGACCGACGAGTCCATGGGCAACGCGGTCAAGGTCACGGTGATCGCGACCGGCTTCACGCGCGGCCCGCGCAAAGCGGTCCCCACCCCCGTGGACCTCACCAACTACATGGGCTCCCAGACCGCGATGCCGCACTCCTCGGCGGAGGCGGGGGGCAGCTTCTACCGCAAGACGCCCAACAACCCCAAGGCGGCGGTGGCGGGAGGGAGGGTGGACCTGGACGTGCCCGCCTTCCTGCGCAAGCAAGGGGGTGGAAGCGACTAG